A genomic stretch from Flavobacterium humidisoli includes:
- a CDS encoding porin: MSKSLLTPFFFLFFITPFFLYAQGDVNQGADKKESEEVKYPQFQLKGLLQARYLESFGDNVDVLGTHHSTGDAVQSSFDIKRMRVGLNTKLSETTEIVILVNLADFKSDPKGKVLENAYGKYTFNKYIALTGGQFRPAFGIEELVPVDIIKSFDFSNQYYEFGKNGWTSFQIGASATGAFDIGKIPVNYAVSVLNGNGKNVEMDKDNGKQYSSRWVFGLSKEHKINLGLNGGFGKVFKEDVFALGADITSDFRITDKLSFDLQIEYKQGTNHNLYYSLPVASRTDDVADYQMRGIYFLPNFRYVVDYKKLTAFEISCRYETFDPSYKIDSNVRTTYTPMVSLEFGKSYTGRIEMGFEIDRFDKSIPDTSTYNDNLFLIQLQLRI, translated from the coding sequence ATGAGTAAAAGTTTACTAACGCCATTTTTTTTTCTTTTTTTTATAACGCCATTTTTTTTGTATGCCCAAGGAGATGTGAATCAAGGAGCTGATAAAAAGGAGAGTGAAGAAGTAAAATATCCGCAATTTCAATTAAAAGGGCTTCTTCAAGCAAGATATCTAGAGAGTTTTGGAGATAATGTAGATGTTTTAGGGACTCATCATTCTACGGGAGATGCAGTTCAAAGTTCTTTTGATATAAAAAGAATGCGTGTGGGTTTAAATACAAAGTTAAGCGAGACTACAGAAATTGTAATTCTGGTCAATTTAGCCGATTTTAAATCTGATCCAAAGGGAAAAGTTCTTGAAAATGCCTACGGGAAATATACTTTTAATAAATATATAGCTTTAACAGGAGGACAATTTCGTCCGGCATTTGGTATTGAGGAGCTTGTTCCGGTAGATATTATTAAATCTTTTGATTTTTCGAATCAGTATTATGAATTTGGAAAAAATGGATGGACAAGTTTTCAAATTGGAGCATCGGCGACAGGAGCTTTTGATATTGGAAAAATCCCTGTTAATTACGCAGTTTCGGTTTTAAATGGAAATGGGAAAAATGTAGAAATGGATAAAGATAACGGAAAACAATATTCTTCAAGATGGGTTTTTGGTTTGTCAAAAGAGCATAAAATTAATCTGGGTTTAAACGGAGGTTTCGGAAAAGTCTTTAAAGAAGATGTTTTTGCATTAGGAGCAGATATTACCAGTGATTTTAGAATAACCGATAAATTGAGTTTCGATTTGCAGATAGAATATAAGCAAGGAACAAACCATAATTTGTATTATTCTTTGCCAGTTGCTAGCCGTACAGATGATGTTGCCGATTATCAAATGCGGGGGATATATTTCTTGCCGAATTTTAGATATGTTGTAGACTATAAAAAACTCACAGCATTTGAAATTTCTTGTCGCTACGAAACTTTTGATCCTAGCTACAAAATCGATTCAAATGTGCGCACCACTTACACGCCAATGGTTAGTTTGGAATTCGGAAAATCGTATACAGGACGTATCGAGATGGGATTTGAAATTGATAGATTTGATAAGAGTATTCCAGATACGTCAACCTACAACGATAATTTATTTTTAATTCAGTTACAGCTCAGAATTTAA
- a CDS encoding DASS family sodium-coupled anion symporter has product MKEINIKYSLITLVIGLAIWFVPTPKGLSIEAWHLFAIFISTIIGIILKAAPMGTMCMIAVSVTAFTQVLAPESTGDSITLALGGFGNKVIWLIGISFFIARGFIKTGLGNRIAFLFIKIFGKNSLGLAYGLGLADLVLAPVVPSNTARGGGIIYPIMKSMAMNFDSDPDKPETRRKLGAFLTLSSYNVNLIASSMFLTGTASNPMCQKFAENLGIHISWTSWAIAGLVPGLTAFFVIPFLLYKIYPPELKKTGDAPKLASQKLKEMGAISKNEWLMLLTFLILLFLWMTGDLFSIDATTTAFIGLVVLLLTSVLTWDDVKGEKGAWDTIVWFAVLVMMASSLDKLGFIGWFSEIVKSHMLGLNWQIAFVIIVAVYFFSHYIFASATAHVAAMYVALLAVGVSLGVPGLFLAFMLGFVGSLYGTLTHYGHGPAPVYFGSGYVDLKNWWIKGLITGLVMLLIYLVIGGLWLNVLGYIS; this is encoded by the coding sequence ATGAAAGAAATAAATATAAAATATTCGCTTATTACGCTTGTGATAGGTTTAGCTATTTGGTTTGTCCCTACTCCAAAAGGTCTTTCGATAGAAGCTTGGCACTTATTTGCAATTTTTATATCAACAATTATAGGAATTATTTTAAAAGCTGCACCAATGGGCACTATGTGTATGATTGCTGTTTCAGTTACGGCTTTTACTCAGGTTTTAGCGCCAGAAAGTACGGGGGATTCTATTACTCTTGCTTTAGGAGGGTTCGGAAACAAGGTTATTTGGCTTATAGGAATTTCATTTTTTATAGCTCGTGGATTTATAAAAACAGGTTTAGGAAACAGAATTGCCTTCTTATTCATCAAAATATTTGGAAAAAATTCACTTGGATTAGCCTATGGTCTAGGATTAGCAGATTTAGTTTTGGCACCTGTTGTGCCAAGTAATACTGCTCGAGGCGGAGGAATAATTTATCCAATTATGAAATCAATGGCAATGAATTTTGATTCAGATCCTGATAAACCAGAAACACGCAGAAAATTGGGTGCATTTTTAACGTTAAGCAGTTATAATGTAAATTTAATTGCTTCTTCTATGTTCTTAACAGGAACAGCAAGTAATCCAATGTGTCAAAAATTTGCTGAAAATTTGGGTATTCATATCTCTTGGACATCTTGGGCGATTGCGGGATTGGTTCCGGGTTTGACGGCATTTTTTGTAATTCCTTTTCTGTTGTACAAAATTTATCCTCCCGAGTTAAAAAAAACGGGAGATGCTCCAAAATTAGCATCTCAAAAACTAAAAGAGATGGGGGCAATTTCAAAAAATGAATGGTTGATGCTTCTAACATTTCTTATTTTATTATTTCTTTGGATGACTGGAGACCTTTTTTCAATAGATGCAACAACAACAGCATTTATAGGATTAGTAGTTTTGCTGCTTACTTCTGTATTAACTTGGGATGATGTAAAAGGAGAAAAAGGCGCATGGGATACAATTGTATGGTTTGCAGTTTTAGTAATGATGGCTAGTTCTTTAGATAAATTAGGATTTATTGGCTGGTTTAGTGAAATTGTAAAAAGTCATATGCTCGGTTTGAACTGGCAAATAGCTTTTGTAATTATTGTTGCAGTATATTTCTTTAGTCATTACATTTTTGCAAGTGCAACGGCTCATGTTGCCGCAATGTATGTAGCATTATTGGCTGTTGGAGTTTCGTTAGGAGTTCCAGGATTATTTTTGGCTTTTATGTTAGGATTTGTAGGGTCGCTGTATGGAACATTAACACATTACGGTCACGGACCAGCACCAGTTTATTTTGGAAGCGGTTACGTGGACTTGAAAAATTGGTGGATAAAAGGGCTGATTACAGGTCTCGTGATGCTATTGATTTATTTAGTTATAGGTGGTTTATGGCTAAATGTATTAGGTTATATTAGTTAA
- a CDS encoding porin: MNRINNFLGFKTFLLLLILPFLANGQTTESNLQAEVKYPQFKFQGLFQARYLSGFTNGIDATSGLQHSDGKAVEKTFDIKRMRLGVTTKLGERFDVVVLANLADFKSDPKGKVLENAFARYTFNKNIGFLIGQFRPVFGIEELNPADILKSFDYSNQYAEFGNNGWTSFQIGVSMFGKFDLGKLPVTYAVTAVNGNGKDQVSDKDNGKQYSSRFGFELDKKHNIYIGINGGIGEVYNNKVFAVGLDFTADFKLGDKITLQTQFEAKQGINHYLYYALSPDSRTLNLNEYQMRGAYFLPNLRYEIKYQKLTAIEFSCRYEYFDRNFKIDSNAKQTYTPMASLEFGKGYTGRIEMGMQLDNYKRNIPNTAAYDNNLFIIQFQGRFF; encoded by the coding sequence ATGAATCGAATAAATAATTTTTTAGGGTTTAAAACCTTTCTTTTACTTTTAATACTTCCTTTTTTAGCAAATGGACAAACTACAGAATCTAATTTGCAAGCAGAAGTAAAATATCCACAGTTCAAATTTCAAGGACTTTTTCAGGCGCGTTATTTAAGCGGTTTTACCAATGGTATTGATGCGACATCCGGACTTCAGCATTCTGATGGTAAAGCAGTCGAAAAGACATTTGATATTAAAAGAATGCGTTTGGGAGTAACAACCAAATTGGGAGAACGTTTTGATGTTGTTGTTTTGGCAAATCTGGCTGATTTCAAATCAGATCCAAAAGGTAAAGTTCTTGAAAATGCTTTTGCGAGATATACATTTAATAAAAACATTGGTTTTTTGATTGGTCAGTTTAGGCCAGTATTTGGAATCGAAGAATTGAATCCTGCTGATATTCTTAAATCGTTCGATTATTCTAATCAGTATGCAGAATTTGGAAATAATGGTTGGACAAGTTTTCAAATTGGAGTTTCAATGTTTGGAAAGTTTGATTTAGGAAAACTACCAGTTACATATGCAGTTACTGCAGTAAATGGAAATGGAAAAGACCAAGTATCTGATAAAGATAATGGAAAACAATATTCTTCACGTTTTGGTTTTGAATTGGATAAAAAACATAATATCTATATTGGAATCAATGGAGGTATTGGTGAAGTTTATAATAATAAAGTGTTTGCAGTTGGACTAGATTTTACAGCTGATTTTAAGCTGGGCGATAAAATAACTCTTCAAACACAGTTTGAGGCAAAACAAGGAATTAATCACTACTTATATTATGCTTTATCCCCAGATTCAAGAACTTTAAATCTCAATGAATATCAAATGAGAGGCGCCTACTTTCTGCCTAATTTGAGGTATGAAATAAAATATCAAAAACTTACTGCTATAGAGTTTTCATGTAGATACGAATACTTTGACAGGAATTTCAAAATTGATTCAAATGCAAAACAGACTTATACTCCAATGGCAAGTCTAGAATTTGGAAAAGGTTATACCGGACGAATAGAAATGGGGATGCAGTTAGACAATTATAAGCGTAATATTCCAAATACAGCAGCATACGATAATAATCTATTTATTATACAATTTCAAGGCAGGTTTTTCTAA
- a CDS encoding ABC-F family ATP-binding cassette domain-containing protein → MITVNDISVQFGGTTLFSDVSFAINENDKIALMGKNGAGKSTLLKIIAGVNKPSTGSISAPKEAVIAYLPQHLLTEDGATVMEEASKAFSEIFTMKAEIDTINEQLTVRTDYESDEYMKLIERVSDLSEKFYAIEEVNYEAEVEKILVGLGFDREDFGRQTSEFSGGWRMRIELAKILLRKPDLILLDEPTNHMDIESIQWLEEFLLNQAKAVVVISHDRAFVDNITNRTIEVTMGRIYDYKAKYTHYLELRKDRRIHQQKAYDEQQKMIAENRAFIDRFKGTFSKTDAVQSRVKMLEKLEIVQVDEVDTSALRLKFPPAARSGQYPVIVKEMSKAYGDHVVFKDANIVIERGQKVAFVGKNGEGKSTMIKAIMKEIGVDSGSVEIGHNAQIGYFAQNQAALLDENATIFETIDSIAVGDIRTQIKNILGAFMFQGDDITKKVKVLSGGEKTRLAMIKLLLEPVNLLILDEPSNHLDMKTKDIIKDALRDFDGTLILVSHDRDFLDGLATKVFEFGNKRVKEHFEDVAGFLAHKKMDSMREIEK, encoded by the coding sequence ATGATTACAGTTAACGATATTTCGGTTCAGTTTGGTGGAACTACACTTTTTAGCGATGTTTCTTTTGCTATTAATGAAAATGACAAAATTGCCCTTATGGGTAAAAATGGTGCGGGAAAATCGACACTTTTAAAAATAATTGCGGGTGTAAACAAACCTTCAACCGGAAGTATTTCTGCTCCAAAAGAAGCTGTAATCGCTTACTTGCCACAGCATTTGCTTACTGAAGATGGTGCAACGGTTATGGAAGAAGCATCAAAAGCTTTCAGTGAGATTTTTACAATGAAAGCTGAAATCGATACTATTAATGAGCAGTTGACAGTTCGTACAGATTATGAAAGTGACGAATACATGAAATTGATCGAAAGAGTTTCTGACTTAAGTGAAAAATTTTATGCAATTGAAGAAGTAAACTATGAAGCCGAAGTTGAGAAAATTTTGGTTGGTTTAGGTTTTGATCGCGAAGATTTTGGACGACAAACTTCTGAATTTTCAGGTGGATGGAGAATGCGTATTGAATTGGCTAAAATTCTATTAAGAAAACCAGATTTGATTTTGTTAGATGAGCCAACGAATCATATGGATATTGAAAGTATTCAGTGGTTAGAGGAATTTTTGCTAAATCAAGCTAAAGCTGTAGTAGTAATTTCTCACGATAGAGCCTTTGTTGATAATATTACAAATCGTACTATTGAGGTTACAATGGGAAGGATTTATGATTATAAAGCAAAATATACTCATTATTTAGAATTAAGAAAAGATCGTAGAATTCATCAGCAAAAAGCATATGATGAGCAACAAAAAATGATTGCAGAAAACCGTGCTTTTATTGACCGTTTCAAAGGAACATTCTCTAAAACAGATGCCGTTCAGTCTCGTGTAAAAATGCTTGAAAAATTGGAAATTGTTCAGGTTGATGAAGTTGACACATCGGCTTTAAGATTAAAATTCCCGCCAGCAGCACGTTCTGGACAATATCCTGTTATTGTAAAAGAAATGTCTAAAGCTTATGGAGATCACGTAGTATTTAAAGATGCAAACATTGTAATCGAGCGTGGACAAAAAGTGGCTTTCGTTGGGAAAAATGGTGAAGGAAAATCGACAATGATTAAAGCCATTATGAAAGAAATCGGCGTTGATTCTGGAAGCGTAGAAATTGGTCATAATGCACAAATCGGATATTTTGCTCAAAATCAAGCCGCTTTGTTAGATGAAAATGCTACAATTTTTGAAACAATCGATAGTATTGCAGTTGGAGATATTAGAACACAAATTAAAAATATTTTAGGAGCCTTCATGTTTCAGGGTGATGATATTACCAAAAAAGTAAAAGTGCTTTCTGGAGGAGAGAAAACTCGTTTGGCAATGATTAAATTATTATTGGAGCCAGTTAACTTATTGATTCTAGATGAGCCTTCGAATCACTTGGATATGAAAACCAAAGACATTATTAAAGATGCTTTACGCGATTTCGACGGAACTTTGATCCTGGTTTCTCACGACCGTGATTTCCTTGACGGATTAGCGACTAAAGTTTTTGAATTCGGAAATAAAAGAGTTAAAGAACATTTTGAAGATGTCGCTGGTTTCTTAGCGCATAAGAAAATGGATTCTATGAGAGAGATCGAGAAATAA
- a CDS encoding PepSY-like domain-containing protein, with protein MRTKLKLTICLITGLLFGLTANAQKTVIKKEALPGNAQTFLKTHFGSKKPSYILEDKEILSTEYKVQFSNQTEIEFDKKGNWKEVDAKTGKVPKSIIPKKIASYIKANFPKEDVTKIEIGSSGYETKLTNGLELKFNLKGDFTKIDK; from the coding sequence ATGAGAACGAAATTAAAACTGACTATCTGCTTAATTACGGGATTACTATTTGGACTTACTGCAAATGCACAAAAAACTGTAATTAAAAAAGAGGCTCTACCGGGAAACGCACAAACATTCTTAAAAACACATTTTGGATCTAAGAAACCGAGCTATATATTAGAAGACAAAGAAATTCTTTCTACAGAATACAAAGTTCAATTTAGCAACCAAACAGAAATTGAATTTGACAAAAAAGGAAATTGGAAAGAAGTAGATGCCAAAACTGGAAAAGTTCCAAAATCTATTATTCCAAAAAAAATTGCTTCTTATATAAAAGCAAATTTCCCTAAAGAAGACGTAACCAAAATAGAAATTGGTTCTTCGGGTTATGAAACAAAGTTAACCAATGGTTTAGAATTAAAGTTCAACTTAAAAGGCGATTTTACTAAAATTGACAAATAA
- a CDS encoding GlmU family protein, with amino-acid sequence MNYILFDGPVRNALLPFTFTRPVADILVGIMTIRQKWEKYLGSTITTITEEYLSEKFPMVELEENIMINAAYLPNDTLAEMVSNLTENQAIFKGEDVIAFFANENQEEVDFDSYEIIHYNEDCITIEHTWDIFSKNDAAIRQDFKYLTEDRTSQPIPKSVNVIAPQNIFIEEGAKLEFVTLNASTGPIYIGKNAEIMEGTVIRGPFALCENAMVKMSAKVYGATTVGPGSRIGGEVKNSVLFANSNKGHEGFLGDSVLGEWCNIGADSNNSNLKNNYEEVKLWSYETEGFAKTGLQFCGLMMGDHSKCGINTMFNTGTVVGVSANIFGSGFPRNFVPSFSWGGAAGFTTYVTKKAFETARLVLSRRNIDFDETEQAILEHVFEETKKWRKD; translated from the coding sequence ATGAACTACATTCTTTTCGACGGTCCCGTTCGAAATGCATTATTACCCTTTACTTTTACGCGGCCGGTAGCTGATATTTTGGTAGGAATTATGACAATACGCCAGAAATGGGAAAAATATCTAGGTTCTACAATTACTACTATAACTGAAGAATATTTGTCTGAAAAATTTCCGATGGTTGAATTGGAAGAAAACATAATGATCAACGCAGCGTATTTGCCAAATGATACTCTTGCCGAGATGGTTTCTAATTTGACAGAAAATCAGGCAATCTTTAAAGGAGAAGATGTGATAGCATTTTTTGCGAATGAAAATCAGGAAGAAGTCGATTTTGATTCTTATGAAATTATTCACTACAACGAAGATTGTATAACAATTGAACATACGTGGGATATTTTCTCAAAAAACGATGCTGCGATTCGTCAAGATTTTAAGTACTTGACAGAAGATCGTACTTCGCAGCCAATTCCTAAAAGCGTTAATGTAATTGCTCCACAAAATATTTTTATCGAAGAAGGTGCAAAATTAGAGTTTGTAACTTTAAATGCTTCAACAGGTCCTATATATATAGGTAAAAATGCCGAAATCATGGAAGGAACTGTAATTCGTGGTCCTTTTGCTTTATGCGAAAATGCAATGGTAAAAATGTCGGCAAAGGTTTATGGTGCGACCACTGTTGGACCAGGATCGAGAATAGGGGGAGAAGTTAAAAATTCAGTTCTTTTTGCTAATTCAAATAAAGGGCATGAAGGGTTTTTAGGAGATTCTGTTTTAGGCGAATGGTGTAACATTGGAGCGGATTCTAATAATTCAAACCTAAAAAACAATTACGAAGAAGTGAAATTGTGGAGTTACGAAACTGAAGGTTTTGCAAAAACCGGACTTCAGTTTTGTGGTTTAATGATGGGAGATCATAGTAAATGCGGAATCAATACGATGTTTAATACAGGAACTGTTGTTGGTGTGAGCGCTAATATTTTCGGTTCTGGATTTCCTCGTAATTTTGTTCCTAGTTTTTCTTGGGGAGGAGCAGCAGGTTTTACAACTTATGTAACCAAAAAAGCTTTTGAAACCGCTCGTTTAGTTTTGTCAAGAAGAAATATAGACTTTGATGAAACAGAACAAGCAATTTTAGAGCATGTTTTTGAAGAAACCAAAAAATGGAGAAAAGACTAA
- a CDS encoding type B 50S ribosomal protein L31, protein MKKGVHPENYRLVAFKDMSNDDVFITKSTADTKETIEVDGVEYPVVKMEISRTSHPFYTGKSKLIDTAGRIDKFKTKYAKHAKK, encoded by the coding sequence ATGAAAAAAGGAGTTCACCCAGAAAATTACAGATTAGTTGCATTTAAAGACATGTCTAATGATGACGTTTTTATCACTAAATCTACTGCAGATACAAAAGAAACAATTGAAGTTGACGGAGTTGAGTATCCAGTTGTAAAAATGGAGATTTCTAGAACATCTCACCCTTTTTATACTGGTAAATCTAAACTTATCGATACTGCAGGACGTATTGATAAATTCAAAACTAAATACGCTAAACACGCTAAAAAATAA